TACGGATCTTCTACGTGAAAAATGGCTTTCGTTACTCCATCATATAAAGAATGAACATAAATGGGATGGTGAATTATATTCTTCATGTGCACATGGACCGATTGAAGACTTAAACAGAGATCTTTTTTGGCTGACAGAAGAAACACCACCCTACATAAAAATTGAAGAAATTGTGACCAGCAATCAAATCTTAAATGACTTACAGCATCTCACCCATAATTGCCACACCGGACAACTTGAGAACTTCCATAGCCTTGCTCTCAAATACAGAAGCAAGAGAATTCATTTCGGGATAGACGGCATGGAAGCCAGAACTAAACTTGCGGCACTGACAAACAATAACAATGTTGGTCGTGAACAAGCAGTAGTcagtgttgcaaaaaaaaaatactgaggaACAAGGTACTCTTAGAACTTCTTTGAGAATAAGAAAAGGCAAAGGCAAATGGATAATTCGAAACATTTATGAGAAAATGAACGTCGACTACATTGAGAatattacactggatgtcattaGACTAGTGAAAGGAGAAATAAAGAGTGGTTGGATATCACGTGCACCGAATCTACTTCCAAATCTGTTGAATTTAGAGCGTCCATGTAAGGAGGACATAAAAAGGCAACAGCAAACACGTTTTAAATGTAGAGTAGTGGCAGACAAGCAGCAATTTGTaatttaataaaaagtatttattatttatttgagttgctttaaagttaaagtgtttttatttttttttattatttttttgttctgtcactaatatattatatttgtatgcaatttaatatattaaaaaaacttCATTTACTCATATATTTGTTCTTGTTTTTCTTCTGAATTCAAATTAGTCAAGAGATAaatatttaattattatttaaatatttacAAATTTTATATTGCAAATAGTACATTACCTATGACACCACCTAGCGTGTGCGCACTGCAGCTCGATAAAGTAATGTTGGTACCATGTTCGTATCAGTACACATTATtggtaaaaattattattttatatatgcaTATGATGCTCTAGTGCCTACTAGGGTGTGACCATTACACACATAACCTTTTTTTTCTTATCAATTAATAGGTACTTTGCAATTTGATTAGATTTATCCATGCATGATCTGGTTGACACTTTCGGGTATAGTCAATGAAAAGTCCTTATGGTTTTTGTAGTTGAAAACGGAGTAGAAACTAATGGTCTAATTATAACATCCTATTTGCTTAAAAATGATCATTTAGAGATGATAATTAATTCTACTATTAATAAATGCAGACACATAATAAGATAGCCTCAACATGGATGTTTTAGGATGTCAGGAGAACTTGTAATTGGTCAgccagtgttaggcctctttcagacgggcgtttgtggaaaatgtgcgggtgcgttaagggaacacccgcgatttttccacaTGAGTACAaagcattgtaatgcgttttgcactcgcgttagaaaaattgcgcatgtttggtacccaaacccaaaattCTTCTCCGAAAATTCGGACTTGGGATATGTTTTCTgttgattgtattattttcccttataacatggttataatggaaaataatgtcaTTCAGAATACAGAACACATATTAAAACAGCGTTGTAGGtgttaaaaagtaaaataaaaaaatatttaactcaccttagtccacttgattgcgcagaccggcatctccttctgtctcctttgctgaacaggacctggggtgagcattcattacaagaacaggacctgtgatgacgtcactacggtcatcacatgatccatcacatgatccagcaccatggtaaaagatcatgtgatggatcatgtgatgaccggagtgacggcatcacaggtcctgttcctttTAAAGAATGATCACCACAGGTcatgttcagcaaaggagacagaaggagatgccggtctgcgcaatcaagtggactaaggtgagttaatttttttttcattttattttttaacacctaCAACGCTGTTttaatatgcattctgtattcttaATCacattattttgccttataaccatgttccaagcgaaaataataataatcggggctccatcccgatcgtctactAGCAAacttgcgtgaaaattgcaccacatccgcacttgctcacacaaccccattcaattctatgtgGCCTGTGTtggctgaaaaatgcagaatatacagcatgatgcgattttcatgcaaaacaaaagtgatgcttgaaaatcaccgctcatgtgaacacccccatataaataaatgggttggtattcagtgcgggtgcaatgcgttcaactcaaggATCGCATACATGCGGAATACaatcccgtgtgaaaggggccttatagtttcAGATATTTTGACATAGGCCCTTTATTTTCAAGCTTGAATTACAGGAAAACATGCAAGCTATTCATAATTTATGACTAATAAATTCTTTTATTTAACaaaataacatattttttaaatatgactTTAAAATAGTCAATTATAAATTCAAACATGACAAAATAAATATCAAATTGCTTAatttaaataaaactttttttaaacggTATAAATATAATTCAGCTATTCAAAAGCCATAAATTCAGCAGAATGGTCCCTTCGTGGTTTGAAGCCAAGGTATTGTAAATCTGGATCTGGGAAAGATCTTCTTACACTTGCGACAGCACATGAAGGAATAGGTTTTCTATTTCCAGCACCAAGGTATCCATGTATCCACCCAGTAAATGATCTGTAGGCGGTTTTCCTTCTACACCTATGTTGATGGAATATCAAAATTAATTAATATGTAGATACATTTTTTAATctaatttaataaatatattacctGTTCATATCCTTTCTGGATGGTTCTTTTTCTGTGTAAACAAAAGATATTAAGTTTACAGTTACTGTTTCTACTCTGTTACAGAAAATATTAAACAATTCATGTTCGGTTATGCAATTTAGGTTATCCATTAATGGTTCTGCATTTGTGATTTCTTTGCAGCATACAGACTCGATATTTGTTCTCATAGGTATGCAGTTCCCACACTGACACCAATATACACTTCCAACTCTATTCTCATCTTCCGTTTCGTTGAAAACTATGTAATTCTCATTTTCAGATCGTCTTGGATTTTCAGGAAAACAGCCAATCgcctgtgtatcagcagtgtattTTGCTTTCATTTCTGATAATAATGTTTGCAactataacaaaaataaaatgagaTATCAGTATCCAGTACTAGATTGTCCCACACCGTTATTACAAAGTTCAGCTGTTaatattattaaaaatataaaaataaagttatggaacTATTATATTTATATGTAAGCTCCGGGCTATCcaaattaaattatttattcaGTCAGTGTAAAGTCATCTCTGTCCCCATTAAAAGCAATGCTATGTACCCATTGTATTTAACCAAAAATCATCATAAAACTCGAGATACAATTCATCTAattaaatttgcaatattttcttTGTATGGAAAAAACTTTATATAAACTATGAAATCAAAATTTATAATGATATATAATAAATTACTATTAATTGTGTTTTAAAAAAGATAGAATAGAACGTTGTTCAAATATCACACTCCACATAGTATTAAAATTATGCACTAATCCCCAGCCAGACTTTACGGCTGCTTATTTTGATTAAAGAGTTCTCAGCATTGGTaccattaaaataaatattttacttTTACAGATATTAAATTTTAAATATTGACACAAGCCTGTAAACCAATAATTTTCAAAATGTTTCCTTGGTTTAGTATtcgtttgtttaaaaaaaaaaggataatgtaatgaattttttttacctcctCATCCACTGAATTACGTGTGTTATCGATGCGATCCTTCAGATTTGATATTTGCTCGGCAGCAGCAGTATGTTCGGGATCACCACTAAAATCTTGTTCAGcaaatggctttaaaaaaaaaaaaaaaggaataatttaaatatacattttttaatatagctatatatggcCCTCTTATGGATCGCATCATACCACAAAGATGAGAAATTTAGCGTCTTCCACTCTCACACGACCTACTCATAGAATTCCCTCTCTGTTGTTGTCCCTCATGATTCTGTCCTGGGAACCCTCTTATTCTATATATTTACAGTTTCATACTTGGACAGCTGATTGAATACCATGGCCTTCAGTATAACTTATATGCTGATGACaaacaaatctacctttctggtccagacattaCTACCTTACTATCCATGATccaacaatgcctatcttccatatcataATTCTTTTACTCACAATTTAAAAAACTTGACATGTATAATACAGAATATATCATCTTTCCACCATCTTGCTAAAGGCCTACAACATACCTATCTATAACGATCAATAGCTGAACACTCTACTGGGTCAAAGAAGTCATCTGCCTTGTAGTGATCTTGGATTATGCCCCCTAGTTGAGAAACCATATACAATtactttccaccacctgccgcctttAACTTAAAAATATCTCTTTTATCCGTGCATTACTCAACCTAAAGTCTTCAAAAATGTTAGTGcatgccctcattatcttccGCCTAGACTAGTGAAACAGCCTTACATCTAGCAATATCACTCCCCTCCAATCTATTCGAAACTCTGCTGccagactaatccacctctcctcCTGTTACTCCTCTTCCTCTACCCTCTGAAAATTCTTTAATTGCCTCCGCAATAACCATTGAAAACAGTTGAGATGACTCACACATTTCATCTTGTGTCATAGGGACATATGCGGTGACATCTTTACTCTCCAATTTTCAGGATTATATGTTTTTAACCATTTTACATACTAAGTATAGAATAACAAAAATAATACTTACAAAAATGTATTCTCCCTCATCTTCCACAATACACTGTACAATGTCATAATTGCTTGAAATAATGATTTCCGAATCTTGACCGCTGCTGAATGTGATAATAATTTCTTCTTCTGTATTAATATTCAAGGTAGaatcctaataattttttaaagaagaatagatttttaaattttatgttttatttaattATAATAACTTTTCATTTTTACTATGATCATTGACATTACAATGTAGATAGTGATACGTATCCACCTTAATCTGAATTAGGTGTTCTAGATTAATGTATTGCATGCAGGCTTTGACTGGCCAACCGGGATGCCATTGAAACGCCTTTTGGGCCCCTTGCATGTCTCCGTACACTACAGCCAGAACAAACTAACCAAGCGGGACAGTTACTATACTGTGAGGTGCCTGGCTGTTTGAaaggtgctgtaatgcagcattggcaccattttttttattttggcaaaGGGACAA
The genomic region above belongs to Bufo gargarizans isolate SCDJY-AF-19 chromosome 4, ASM1485885v1, whole genome shotgun sequence and contains:
- the LOC122935908 gene encoding uncharacterized protein LOC122935908; the protein is MDLTDEEISRQNSQSTLDSTLNINTEEEIIITFSSGQDSEIIISSNYDIVQCIVEDEGEYIFPFAEQDFSGDPEHTAAAEQISNLKDRIDNTRNSVDEELQTLLSEMKAKYTADTQAIGCFPENPRRSENENYIVFNETEDENRVGSVYWCQCGNCIPMRTNIESVCCKEITNAEPLMDNLNCITEHELFNIFCNRVETVTVNLISFVYTEKEPSRKDMNRCRRKTAYRSFTGWIHGYLGAGNRKPIPSCAVASVRRSFPDPDLQYLGFKPRRDHSAEFMAFE